Proteins encoded in a region of the Mycolicibacterium chitae genome:
- the nuoN gene encoding NADH-quinone oxidoreductase subunit NuoN: MTTLAALTTPSVEYRAVLPLLVVFGAAVAGVLIEGFVPRARRVRAQLALAYTALLAALLAVVTLAGTSQLAVMGAVAIDGPTLFLQAAILIMALFTMVVLGSRSSMTITAQASSVPGGAEERTAIRVGAIQTEVFPLLMFAVGGMLLMPAAADLLTMFIALEVLSLPLYVLCGLARHRRVLSQEAALKYFLLGAFSSALFLYGVALLYGYSGTLTLRGIATAIADNGEGTLAVIGMGLVSVGLLFKVGAVPFHSWVPDVYQGAPTPITGFMAAATKVAAFGAMLRLFYVALPDLLAEWRAALSVIVVLTMVGGALMAIGQNDVKRLLGYSAVAQAGFLLMGIVAANDRGVAAVMFYLLVYGIAAIAAVALVELVRNLDGVEDNDIRRWSGLARRSPALAWAFTVCLLAFTGIPLTSGFISKVAVFSAAAESGAMALVVVGVLASAIAAFVYLRVIRVMFFAEPPADARVFIVGSPPVSIAVGAAVALTVLMGVLPQPLLGLVGSAGAFAG, from the coding sequence ATGACCACACTCGCCGCACTTACCACGCCTTCGGTCGAATACCGGGCTGTGCTACCGCTTTTGGTGGTGTTCGGTGCAGCCGTCGCGGGCGTGCTGATAGAAGGGTTCGTACCGCGTGCTCGGCGGGTCCGTGCTCAGCTGGCACTGGCGTACACGGCACTGCTCGCAGCATTGCTGGCCGTCGTCACGCTGGCGGGCACCAGCCAGCTTGCCGTCATGGGTGCCGTCGCGATCGACGGGCCCACGCTCTTCCTGCAGGCCGCCATCTTGATCATGGCGCTGTTCACCATGGTGGTGCTGGGCAGTCGGAGTTCGATGACGATCACCGCCCAGGCTTCCTCGGTGCCCGGCGGTGCCGAGGAACGAACGGCGATCCGGGTCGGCGCGATCCAGACCGAGGTGTTCCCACTGCTGATGTTCGCTGTCGGCGGCATGTTGCTGATGCCCGCGGCAGCCGACCTGCTGACCATGTTCATCGCCCTGGAGGTACTGTCCCTCCCGCTGTATGTGTTGTGCGGCCTCGCCCGTCACCGCCGGGTGCTGTCGCAGGAGGCGGCGTTGAAATATTTTCTGTTGGGCGCCTTTTCGTCGGCGCTGTTCCTCTACGGGGTGGCGCTGCTGTACGGGTACAGCGGCACCCTGACACTCCGTGGGATCGCGACAGCCATCGCGGACAACGGTGAAGGCACGCTGGCGGTGATCGGGATGGGGCTGGTGTCGGTCGGCCTGCTGTTCAAGGTAGGTGCCGTGCCGTTCCACTCCTGGGTCCCCGACGTCTACCAGGGCGCGCCCACGCCCATCACCGGGTTCATGGCCGCGGCCACCAAGGTGGCGGCCTTCGGTGCCATGCTGCGGTTGTTCTACGTGGCGTTACCCGATCTGCTTGCCGAATGGCGGGCCGCATTGTCGGTGATCGTGGTGCTGACCATGGTGGGTGGCGCGTTGATGGCGATCGGACAGAATGATGTCAAGCGATTGCTGGGCTATTCGGCGGTGGCGCAGGCCGGGTTCTTGTTGATGGGCATTGTGGCGGCCAACGACAGGGGGGTGGCAGCCGTCATGTTCTACCTGTTGGTCTACGGGATCGCCGCGATAGCCGCAGTCGCGCTCGTCGAACTGGTCCGCAATCTCGACGGAGTCGAGGACAACGACATCCGGAGATGGAGTGGGCTGGCACGCCGATCCCCCGCGCTGGCGTGGGCATTCACGGTGTGCCTGCTGGCCTTCACCGGGATTCCGCTGACGAGTGGATTCATCAGCAAGGTGGCGGTGTTCAGTGCGGCGGCGGAAAGTGGCGCAATGGCACTGGTCGTGGTTGGAGTGCTGGCGAGTGCTATCGCGGCATTCGTCTACCTGCGGGTGATCCGGGTGATGTTCTTCGCTGAACCGCCGGCCGACGCGCGGGTGTTCATCGTGGGCAGCCCGCCGGTGTCGATCGCGGTCGGGGCGGCGGTGGCGCTGACCGTGCTGATGGGTGTACTGCCGCAGCCGCTGCTGGGCCTGGTGGGCTCAGCCGGTGCTTTCGCCGGCTGA
- a CDS encoding NADH-quinone oxidoreductase subunit M: MNQLPVLSVLWLAPLVGALVVVALPSKRPDWIKGTAVLTALLVLGLAVAVAVRFDRAGGQYQLVEELPWIPFFGAGYTLGVDGIAMVLVVLTAVLTPLLLLAGWHDTRRPKTYFALLLVVESMVLLSFIALDVLLFYVIFEAMLIPMYFLIGRYGGPDAGRAALKFLLYSLFGGVVMLVAVIGVYVTAGTFDFRTIVGAVSSGQLNLNPAVMHAMFLGFLFAFAVKAPLWPFHTWLPGVATEATPVTAVLMMAVVDKVGTFGMLRYCLQLFPDSAVLLSPAVITLAVIGIVYGAILAVGQTDVMRLIAYASISHFGFIILGIFVMTSQGQSGATLYMVNHGISTAALFLIAGFLVSRRGSRLIADYGGVQQVAPLLAGTFLVAGLSALALPGLAPFISEILVLIGSFTRYPVAAVIASAALVLSAIYILWLYQRMMTGPVTDGNHRLRDLLPRELAVVAPLIALLLVLGVHPKPALDVINPAVAHTLTTIGVSDPAPATARGPAP; the protein is encoded by the coding sequence ATGAATCAGCTACCCGTGTTGAGCGTGCTGTGGTTGGCACCCCTGGTCGGGGCGTTGGTGGTGGTAGCCCTCCCGTCGAAGAGGCCCGACTGGATCAAGGGCACCGCCGTGCTGACGGCACTTCTGGTGCTGGGGCTCGCAGTCGCGGTTGCGGTTCGGTTCGATCGCGCAGGCGGGCAGTACCAATTGGTCGAGGAGTTGCCGTGGATTCCGTTCTTCGGGGCCGGTTACACACTGGGCGTGGACGGCATCGCGATGGTACTCGTTGTGCTGACCGCAGTGCTGACGCCGCTTCTCCTGCTGGCGGGGTGGCACGACACCCGTCGCCCCAAAACCTACTTCGCACTGCTGCTGGTGGTCGAATCGATGGTGTTGCTGAGTTTCATCGCGTTGGATGTGCTGCTGTTCTACGTGATATTCGAGGCGATGCTGATCCCGATGTACTTCCTCATCGGTCGCTACGGGGGACCGGATGCGGGACGGGCGGCACTGAAGTTCTTGTTGTACAGCCTGTTTGGCGGAGTGGTCATGTTGGTCGCCGTGATCGGAGTGTACGTAACAGCCGGGACCTTCGATTTCCGCACCATTGTCGGCGCGGTATCGTCCGGCCAGTTGAACCTCAACCCCGCCGTCATGCACGCGATGTTCCTGGGCTTTCTGTTCGCCTTCGCGGTCAAGGCCCCGCTGTGGCCCTTCCACACCTGGCTGCCCGGTGTAGCCACCGAGGCCACCCCGGTTACCGCTGTGCTGATGATGGCGGTCGTCGACAAGGTCGGCACCTTCGGCATGCTGCGCTACTGCCTGCAACTGTTCCCCGACTCGGCCGTCCTGCTGAGTCCGGCGGTGATCACGCTGGCGGTGATCGGAATCGTGTACGGGGCGATACTGGCCGTCGGGCAGACCGACGTCATGCGACTCATTGCCTATGCCTCCATCTCGCACTTCGGCTTCATCATCCTGGGCATCTTCGTGATGACCAGCCAGGGCCAATCCGGCGCGACACTGTACATGGTCAACCACGGCATATCGACCGCAGCACTGTTCCTGATCGCCGGATTCCTGGTATCGCGCAGGGGTTCTCGGCTCATCGCCGACTACGGCGGCGTACAACAGGTCGCCCCGCTACTGGCCGGTACCTTCCTGGTCGCGGGCCTCAGCGCCCTCGCGCTACCGGGCCTCGCTCCGTTCATCAGCGAAATCCTGGTGCTCATCGGCAGCTTTACCCGGTACCCGGTAGCCGCCGTCATCGCCTCGGCGGCACTGGTGCTGTCCGCGATCTACATCCTATGGCTGTACCAGCGGATGATGACCGGACCGGTCACCGACGGCAACCACCGGCTACGCGATCTATTGCCCAGGGAACTCGCGGTGGTGGCACCGCTGATCGCCCTGCTGTTGGTGCTCGGGGTGCATCCCAAACCCGCGCTCGACGTGATCAACCCGGCGGTTGCACACACCCTGACCACCATCGGGGTCAGCGACCCCGCGCCCGCCACAGCGAGAGGACCCGCGCCATGA
- the nuoL gene encoding NADH-quinone oxidoreductase subunit L gives MLWPLIALPLAGAAVLLLGGRRTNGWGHLLGCATVVASFGWAAVLFADLLGREAAGRVIGERLFAWVPVAGLRVDFGLQLDALSVCFVLLITGVGALIHIYSIGYMKQDAGRRRFFAYLNLFVAAMLLLVLADNYLGLYVGWEGVGLASYLLIGFWSHKPSAATAAKKAFVVNRVGDIGLAIAMMVMFAQFGTLSYAGVFAGTTGASTGALTAIGLLLLLAACGKSAQVPLQSWLGDAMEGPTPVSALIHAATMVTAGVYLIVRSGPVFNLAPDAQTAVVTVGAVTLLFGAVIGCAKDDIKKALAASTMSQIGYMVLAAGLGPVGYAIAIMHLLTHGFFKAGLFLGAGSVMHGMNDETDIRRYGGLRALMPITFVTFGLGYLAIIGVPPFAGFFSKDAIIETAFAAGGLRGWLLGGAALLGAGITAFYMTRVMILTFFGPRRWSPEAHPHESPPSMTLPMMVLAVGSVGAGALLALGGRLVDWLEPVVNPDGAHAHHAVPVWVMSAITLSVVLIGVAVAYRAYSTRAVSPVSSEWVTGTTEAARSDLYGDAFNEAVFMRPGARLSETLVGVERRGIDGAVEGLARGISAISSTIRRSQTGFARSYALSMLGGAVLLLGILATMGLS, from the coding sequence ATGTTGTGGCCGTTGATCGCGCTGCCCCTGGCCGGGGCCGCGGTGTTGCTGCTCGGTGGCCGACGCACCAACGGCTGGGGTCACCTGTTGGGGTGTGCCACCGTGGTGGCGTCGTTCGGCTGGGCGGCGGTGCTTTTCGCGGATCTGCTGGGGCGCGAGGCCGCGGGCCGGGTGATCGGTGAGCGCCTGTTCGCCTGGGTCCCGGTGGCCGGCCTGCGGGTGGACTTCGGGCTGCAACTCGATGCCCTGAGCGTGTGTTTCGTGTTGCTGATCACCGGGGTCGGCGCGCTCATCCACATCTATTCGATCGGCTACATGAAACAGGACGCCGGTCGCAGGCGTTTCTTTGCCTACCTGAACCTGTTCGTCGCCGCGATGCTGCTGCTGGTGCTGGCCGACAACTATCTCGGGCTCTACGTCGGCTGGGAGGGCGTGGGCCTGGCGTCGTATCTGCTGATCGGGTTCTGGTCGCACAAGCCGAGCGCGGCGACGGCGGCGAAGAAGGCGTTCGTCGTCAACCGGGTCGGCGACATCGGCCTGGCGATCGCCATGATGGTGATGTTCGCCCAGTTCGGAACCCTGTCGTACGCCGGGGTTTTCGCCGGCACCACCGGCGCGTCGACCGGGGCGCTGACCGCGATCGGCCTGCTGCTGCTGCTCGCGGCGTGCGGCAAGAGCGCCCAGGTGCCGCTGCAGTCCTGGCTCGGCGACGCGATGGAGGGCCCGACGCCGGTTTCGGCGCTCATCCACGCGGCCACCATGGTGACTGCCGGGGTGTACCTGATCGTGCGCTCGGGCCCGGTGTTCAACCTGGCGCCGGACGCGCAGACCGCGGTGGTGACGGTCGGCGCGGTCACGCTGCTGTTCGGCGCCGTCATCGGGTGCGCCAAGGACGACATCAAGAAGGCGCTGGCGGCCTCGACGATGAGCCAGATCGGGTACATGGTGCTGGCCGCCGGTCTGGGACCGGTGGGCTACGCGATCGCGATCATGCACCTGCTGACCCACGGCTTCTTCAAGGCGGGGCTGTTCCTCGGGGCCGGATCGGTGATGCACGGCATGAACGACGAGACCGACATCCGTCGCTACGGCGGACTGCGCGCCCTGATGCCGATCACCTTCGTCACCTTCGGGCTGGGGTACCTCGCGATCATCGGTGTGCCGCCGTTCGCGGGTTTCTTCTCCAAGGACGCCATCATCGAAACCGCGTTCGCGGCAGGCGGTTTACGCGGCTGGCTGCTCGGTGGCGCGGCGCTGCTGGGCGCCGGCATCACCGCGTTCTACATGACCCGGGTGATGATCCTGACGTTCTTCGGACCGCGGCGCTGGTCGCCGGAGGCCCACCCGCACGAATCCCCGCCGAGCATGACCCTGCCGATGATGGTGCTGGCCGTCGGTTCGGTCGGCGCCGGCGCGCTGCTGGCCCTCGGCGGCCGGCTGGTCGATTGGCTCGAACCCGTCGTCAACCCCGACGGCGCGCACGCCCACCACGCGGTGCCGGTGTGGGTGATGTCGGCGATCACGCTGTCGGTGGTGCTCATCGGCGTCGCCGTCGCCTACCGGGCCTACTCCACCCGGGCGGTGTCACCCGTCTCCTCCGAATGGGTCACCGGCACAACTGAAGCTGCCCGAAGTGATCTCTATGGCGATGCGTTCAACGAAGCCGTCTTCATGCGACCGGGTGCGCGGCTATCCGAGACCTTGGTCGGGGTGGAACGGCGCGGGATCGACGGTGCGGTCGAGGGCCTCGCTCGAGGGATCAGCGCGATATCGTCCACGATCCGCCGGAGCCAGACGGGCTTCGCCCGGTCCTACGCATTGTCGATGCTGGGCGGCGCCGTGCTGCTACTCGGGATCCTCGCGACGATGGGTCTGTCATGA
- the nuoK gene encoding NADH-quinone oxidoreductase subunit NuoK: protein MNPDQYLYLSALLFTIGAAGVLLRRNAIIMFMCVELMLNACNLAFVSFSRMHGQLDGQVVAFFTMVVAACEVVVGLAIIMAIYRTRKSANVDDAHLLRH, encoded by the coding sequence GTGAATCCGGACCAGTATCTGTATCTGTCGGCGTTGTTGTTCACCATCGGCGCTGCGGGAGTGTTGTTGCGCCGCAACGCGATCATTATGTTCATGTGTGTGGAGTTGATGTTGAACGCCTGCAATCTCGCCTTCGTCAGCTTTTCCCGCATGCACGGCCAACTCGACGGTCAGGTGGTGGCATTTTTCACCATGGTGGTCGCCGCCTGTGAGGTGGTGGTGGGCCTGGCGATCATCATGGCCATCTACCGCACCAGGAAGTCCGCCAACGTCGACGACGCCCACCTGCTGAGGCATTGA
- a CDS encoding NADH-quinone oxidoreductase subunit J, with amino-acid sequence MSTESIVFWAIAPLIVVFALGVVAAPKAVYSALCLAGTMVGLAIVYASQDALFLSVVQVVVYTGAVMMLFLFVLMLVGVDSSQSLTETIRGQRVAAIVAGVGFGLLLIAAIGSASISGFTIGGVDAVSGGRSASLAPEGNVQGLAALIFTKYLWVFELTSALLITAALGAMVLAYRERFEHRKSQRELAQERFANIGAASSYPSTLPCSGVYARQNSVDTPALLPDGSICELSVSRTLERRGLVLTLLVAGDGDASPSKRAGGAR; translated from the coding sequence ATGAGCACCGAATCGATTGTCTTCTGGGCGATTGCACCGCTGATCGTGGTATTTGCCCTCGGTGTGGTGGCCGCGCCGAAGGCGGTGTACTCGGCACTTTGCTTGGCCGGCACCATGGTCGGCCTGGCGATTGTCTATGCGAGTCAGGATGCGCTGTTCCTGAGTGTGGTGCAGGTAGTGGTGTACACCGGCGCGGTGATGATGCTGTTCCTGTTCGTGCTGATGCTAGTCGGTGTGGATTCCTCGCAGTCGCTCACCGAAACCATTCGGGGGCAACGGGTTGCCGCGATCGTGGCCGGAGTGGGGTTCGGGCTGCTGCTGATCGCCGCCATCGGTTCGGCGTCGATCTCCGGGTTCACGATCGGCGGAGTCGATGCTGTGTCCGGTGGTCGCTCGGCAAGCCTCGCTCCCGAAGGTAACGTGCAAGGGCTGGCCGCGCTGATTTTCACCAAGTACCTGTGGGTCTTCGAACTGACCAGCGCCTTGTTGATCACCGCCGCGCTGGGCGCCATGGTGCTGGCGTACCGGGAACGCTTCGAACACCGCAAGAGTCAGCGCGAACTCGCCCAGGAACGGTTCGCGAACATCGGTGCCGCATCGTCCTACCCGTCGACGTTGCCGTGCTCGGGCGTGTACGCCCGACAGAACTCGGTCGACACACCCGCACTGCTGCCGGACGGCAGTATCTGCGAGCTGTCGGTAAGTCGCACGCTCGAGCGGCGAGGACTTGTCCTGACGCTTCTAGTTGCCGGTGACGGTGACGCATCGCCGTCCAAGCGGGCGGGAGGTGCCCGGTGA
- the nuoI gene encoding NADH-quinone oxidoreductase subunit NuoI, which produces MTRFGDALAGFGVTFSTMFKKPITEQYPEGKQPTQARYHGRHQLNRYDDGLEKCIGCELCAWACPADAIYVEGADNTDAERFSPGERYGRVYQINYLRCIGCGLCIEACPTRALTMTNDYEMADDNRSDLIYGKDKLLAPLQPGMQPPPHAMADGATDDDYYLGHISSEGGAHR; this is translated from the coding sequence ATGACTAGATTCGGAGACGCGCTGGCCGGTTTCGGTGTGACCTTCTCGACGATGTTCAAGAAGCCAATCACCGAGCAGTATCCGGAGGGTAAGCAGCCCACCCAGGCCCGCTATCACGGCCGCCACCAGTTGAACCGGTACGACGACGGTTTGGAGAAGTGCATCGGCTGCGAACTGTGCGCGTGGGCCTGCCCCGCCGATGCCATCTATGTCGAGGGCGCCGATAACACCGACGCGGAGCGGTTTTCACCGGGTGAACGTTACGGCCGGGTCTACCAGATCAACTACCTGCGCTGCATCGGCTGCGGACTGTGCATCGAGGCGTGCCCCACCCGGGCACTGACCATGACCAACGACTACGAGATGGCCGACGACAACCGGTCGGACCTGATCTACGGCAAGGACAAACTCCTGGCACCACTGCAACCCGGCATGCAGCCCCCACCGCACGCCATGGCCGACGGTGCCACCGACGACGACTACTACCTGGGACACATTTCCTCGGAAGGAGGAGCCCACCGATGA
- the nuoH gene encoding NADH-quinone oxidoreductase subunit NuoH, whose product MSYSGLEAFGHDPLWLIIVKAVAVFAFLLLTVLVAILVERKILGRMQMRFGPNRVGPFGLLQSLADGVKLALKEGLTPAGADKPIYLMAPVIAVIPAILAFAVIPLGPVVSIFGHHTPLQLTDLPVAVLYVLAVTSIGVYGIVLAGWSSGSTYPLLGGLRSSAQVVSYEIAMALSFVAVFLYAGTMATSGIVAAQQHTWFIFLLLPSFAVYLVAMVGETNRAPFDLPEAEGELVGGFHTEYSSLKFAMFMLAEYINMTTVSALATTMFLGGWHAPLPISLFFEGANTGWWPLIWFTGKVWAFLFFYMWLRATLPRLRYDQFMALGWKVLIPTSLAWIITVAVMRELGQDDVLPALGVGVLFLLLVAGVYRRARARGTHRLGTGSEPVIQLAGGYPVPPLTGPGEQPGVRTYFAPPSRNGKSIHSNVLSQRGSSDD is encoded by the coding sequence ATGAGCTATTCCGGTTTGGAAGCGTTCGGCCACGACCCGCTGTGGCTCATCATCGTCAAGGCCGTCGCGGTCTTCGCCTTCCTGTTGTTGACCGTCCTGGTGGCGATCCTGGTGGAACGCAAGATCCTGGGCCGCATGCAGATGCGATTCGGCCCCAACCGGGTCGGCCCATTCGGGCTGCTGCAATCGCTGGCCGACGGCGTCAAACTCGCCCTCAAGGAAGGCCTGACGCCGGCCGGGGCCGACAAGCCGATCTACCTGATGGCCCCGGTGATCGCGGTCATCCCGGCCATCCTGGCGTTCGCCGTGATCCCGCTGGGTCCGGTGGTGTCGATCTTCGGCCACCACACCCCACTGCAGCTGACCGACCTGCCCGTCGCGGTGCTCTACGTGCTGGCCGTCACCTCCATCGGCGTGTACGGCATCGTGCTGGCCGGGTGGTCCTCCGGATCGACCTACCCGCTGCTGGGCGGGCTGCGCTCGAGCGCACAGGTGGTGTCCTACGAAATCGCGATGGCCCTGTCGTTCGTGGCGGTGTTCCTGTACGCGGGCACCATGGCCACCTCCGGGATCGTTGCCGCCCAACAGCACACCTGGTTCATCTTTCTGCTGCTGCCGTCGTTCGCGGTCTACCTGGTGGCCATGGTCGGCGAAACCAACCGCGCCCCCTTCGACCTGCCCGAAGCCGAAGGCGAACTGGTCGGCGGCTTCCACACCGAATACTCGTCGCTGAAATTCGCGATGTTCATGCTCGCCGAATACATCAACATGACCACCGTGTCCGCCCTGGCCACCACCATGTTCCTCGGCGGCTGGCACGCGCCACTGCCGATCAGCCTGTTCTTCGAGGGCGCCAACACCGGCTGGTGGCCCCTGATCTGGTTCACCGGCAAAGTCTGGGCCTTCCTGTTCTTCTACATGTGGCTACGCGCCACCCTGCCGCGGCTCCGCTACGACCAGTTCATGGCCCTGGGCTGGAAAGTCCTCATTCCCACCTCACTGGCCTGGATCATCACCGTCGCCGTCATGCGGGAGCTGGGTCAAGATGATGTGCTTCCTGCGCTCGGGGTCGGAGTGCTCTTCTTGCTGCTGGTCGCCGGGGTATACCGCCGTGCGCGTGCACGCGGCACGCATCGGCTGGGCACCGGTTCCGAACCGGTCATCCAGCTTGCGGGTGGTTATCCGGTACCGCCGCTGACGGGACCTGGTGAACAGCCCGGTGTCAGAACCTATTTCGCTCCACCTTCCCGGAATGGGAAATCGATTCACAGCAACGTATTGAGCCAACGGGGGAGCAGCGATGACTAG
- a CDS encoding NADH-quinone oxidoreductase subunit G → MTLAEHNQQAPPVELVTLTIDDQQISVPKGTLVIRAAELIGVQIPRFCDHPLLDPVGACRQCLVEVEGQRKPMASCTIAVAPDMVVRTQHTSEAADKAQHGVMELLLINHPLDCPVCDKGGECPLQNQAMSNGRPESRFDKVKRTYPKPIPLSAEVLLDRERCVLCARCTRFANQIAGDPFIELLERGALQQVGIASGESFDSYFSGNTVQICPVGALTGTAYRFRARPFDLVSSPSVCEHCASGCAQRTDHRRGKVLRRLSGDDPEVNEEWNCDKGRWAFTYPTQGDRIRTPLLRDTDRGLRPASWSEAIGVAAMGLSAAAGRAGVLVGGRVTVEDAMAYSKFARMVLNTNDIDMRARAHSAEEAEFLAARVAGRVVAVSYADLESAPAVLLVGFEPEEESPIVFLRLRKAVRRTGLQVIGIAPYASRGLSKLEGRLVMTAPGSEAAALDAVAGDVPEGSVILVGERLAGSPGALSAAARLADATGARLAWIPRRAGERGALDAGCLPNLLPGGRHVDHPRAREQVMNAWNVAELPALPGRDTDAILAAARSGDLEALVVGGVELDDLPDPVAARAAVEAAPFVVSLELRESAVTALADVVFPVAPVAEKAGSYLNWEGRLRPFDRAIATTSDSDARVLNELTRAISGRSLDPASPALGPWNGAPIPAPSTEPAPPNPAAGEAVLACWQMLLDAGRLQDGEPHLAGTARPPVARLSAATAAEIGAHDTLTVRTTRGSITLPLLITEMPDRVVWLPTNSPGSHVHTQLGASSGDIVDIAAGSPS, encoded by the coding sequence ATGACACTGGCCGAACACAACCAACAGGCGCCTCCGGTCGAGTTGGTCACGCTGACCATCGACGATCAACAGATCTCGGTCCCCAAGGGCACGTTGGTGATTCGGGCGGCGGAGCTGATCGGGGTGCAGATTCCCCGGTTCTGTGACCACCCACTGCTCGATCCCGTCGGGGCGTGCCGGCAATGTCTGGTCGAGGTCGAGGGCCAGCGCAAGCCGATGGCGTCGTGCACCATTGCGGTCGCCCCGGACATGGTGGTGCGCACCCAGCACACCAGCGAGGCCGCCGACAAGGCGCAGCACGGTGTGATGGAACTGCTGCTGATCAATCACCCGCTGGACTGCCCGGTCTGCGACAAGGGCGGCGAATGCCCACTACAGAACCAGGCAATGTCCAACGGGCGCCCGGAATCGCGCTTCGACAAGGTGAAGAGAACGTATCCAAAGCCAATTCCGTTGTCTGCCGAGGTGTTGTTGGATCGGGAGCGCTGTGTGCTGTGCGCGCGCTGCACCCGGTTCGCCAACCAGATCGCGGGTGACCCGTTCATCGAACTGCTGGAACGCGGTGCGCTGCAGCAGGTCGGCATTGCCTCGGGGGAGTCCTTCGATTCATATTTTTCCGGCAACACCGTCCAGATCTGCCCGGTGGGTGCGCTGACCGGCACGGCGTACCGGTTTCGGGCCCGGCCGTTCGACCTGGTGTCCTCGCCGAGTGTGTGCGAGCACTGCGCCTCCGGTTGCGCGCAGCGCACCGACCACCGACGCGGCAAGGTGCTGCGCCGGTTGTCCGGTGATGACCCGGAGGTCAATGAGGAATGGAACTGCGATAAGGGCCGCTGGGCGTTCACCTATCCCACCCAGGGCGATCGGATCCGCACCCCGCTGCTGCGCGATACCGACCGCGGGTTGCGGCCGGCGTCGTGGTCGGAGGCGATCGGGGTAGCCGCGATGGGCCTGTCTGCCGCGGCCGGCCGGGCCGGTGTTCTGGTGGGTGGTCGGGTCACGGTCGAAGATGCCATGGCGTATAGCAAGTTCGCACGAATGGTGCTGAACACCAACGATATTGATATGCGGGCGCGAGCACATTCGGCCGAGGAAGCCGAGTTCCTGGCGGCCCGGGTCGCCGGCCGTGTCGTGGCGGTCAGCTACGCCGACCTCGAATCCGCGCCGGCGGTACTGCTGGTCGGCTTCGAGCCCGAGGAGGAATCCCCGATCGTGTTCCTGCGGCTGCGCAAGGCCGTGCGCCGCACCGGCCTGCAGGTGATCGGTATCGCCCCGTATGCCTCTCGTGGGCTGTCCAAACTCGAGGGCCGGTTGGTGATGACGGCGCCCGGCAGTGAAGCGGCCGCACTCGACGCCGTGGCCGGCGACGTGCCCGAAGGCTCGGTGATTCTGGTCGGTGAACGCCTGGCCGGTAGTCCCGGCGCATTGTCGGCCGCGGCGCGGTTGGCCGATGCGACGGGGGCGCGGCTGGCCTGGATCCCGCGGCGAGCGGGTGAGCGCGGCGCCCTGGACGCCGGCTGCCTACCCAACCTGCTGCCCGGAGGCCGACACGTTGACCATCCGCGGGCCCGCGAGCAAGTTATGAATGCCTGGAATGTTGCGGAGTTGCCCGCCCTGCCCGGGCGCGACACCGACGCGATCCTCGCCGCCGCCCGCAGCGGAGACCTGGAGGCATTGGTGGTGGGTGGTGTGGAACTTGATGATCTGCCCGACCCCGTGGCGGCACGGGCGGCCGTCGAGGCCGCACCGTTCGTGGTGAGTTTGGAACTGCGGGAAAGCGCGGTCACCGCGCTGGCCGATGTGGTGTTCCCGGTGGCGCCGGTGGCGGAAAAGGCCGGCTCCTACCTGAACTGGGAAGGACGACTGCGGCCGTTCGATCGGGCCATTGCCACCACTTCCGATTCCGATGCGCGGGTGTTGAACGAGCTTACCCGGGCCATCTCCGGTCGATCATTGGATCCGGCCTCGCCGGCGCTTGGCCCCTGGAACGGCGCCCCGATACCGGCGCCCAGCACCGAACCCGCGCCGCCGAACCCGGCTGCCGGCGAGGCGGTGCTGGCGTGCTGGCAGATGTTGTTGGATGCGGGTCGGTTACAGGACGGCGAGCCGCATCTGGCCGGTACGGCACGCCCGCCGGTGGCGCGGCTGTCGGCGGCCACCGCAGCCGAGATCGGTGCCCACGACACGCTCACGGTACGCACGACCCGGGGGTCGATCACGCTGCCGCTGCTGATCACCGAGATGCCCGACCGGGTGGTGTGGCTACCGACGAACTCACCCGGCAGCCACGTACACACCCAACTGGGCGCGAGTTCCGGAGACATCGTCGATATCGCAGCGGGGAGCCCGTCATGA